A section of the Pseudorasbora parva isolate DD20220531a chromosome 2, ASM2467924v1, whole genome shotgun sequence genome encodes:
- the LOC137044695 gene encoding hemoglobin embryonic subunit alpha-like, with protein sequence MKHLAFSEVAYICNLLQQNPGVSLPEEIRRNRDQCQLWVDPLPYLLIISLPRTRGWLSFSVSLCTANRVTMSLSAKDKLAVKTFFTKVAPKAEDIGNETLSRTLFVYPQTKTYFAHWADLSPGSPQVKKHGLTVVGGVLKAVELMDDLKGGLLTLSELHAFMLRVDPANFKIINHNLLVSLALMFPEDFTPEVHVSVDKFLAQVSLALAEKYR encoded by the exons ATGAAACATCTTGCTTTCTCAGAAGTAGCCTATATTTGTAACCTGCTTCAGCAAAACCCAGGAGTAAGTCTGCCTGAAGAAATTCGTCGTAATCGAGATCAGTGCCAACTTTGGGTGGACCCCCTGCCGTACCTACTGATAATAT CCCTGCCAAGAACCAGAGGTTGGTTGAGTTTTTCTGTCAGCCTGTGCACAGCTAATAGAGTAACCATGAGTCTCTCTGCAAAGGACAAATTGGCGGTCAAGACCTTCTTTACTAAAGTTGCCCCCAAGGCTGAAGACATTGGCAACGAGACTCTGTCCAG GACTCTGTTCGTTTACCCTCAAACGAAGACGTATTTCGCCCACTGGGCAGACCTGAGCCCTGGCTCACCTCAGGTGAAGAAACATGGACTGACAGTTGTGGGCGGGGTGCTTAAAGCTGTCGAGTTGATGGATGATCTCAAGGGCGGTCTGCTCACCCTCAGCGAGCTCCATGCCTTCATGCTTCGCGTGGACCCCGCTAACTTCAAG ATCATCAATCACAATCTCCTGGTGTCTCTCGCGCTGATGTTTCCTGAGGACTTCACTCCTGAGGTTCATGTTTCTGTGGATAAGTTCCTCGCTCAGGTCAGCCTGGCTCTGGCCGAGAAGTACCGCTAA